The following are from one region of the Marinomonas sp. CT5 genome:
- a CDS encoding leucyl aminopeptidase, which translates to MNMALFDRLSAVQADLLVAFVPSEGDFSESTAWVDENANGQVSQLRETGVFKGAVAQTLLLPAVSQDFAQAVLLVGVGKEAKLSDMQARKVVAAVAAQIKGLPFASVAVASEGLVLKNRSASDVLALVAQWLNEGFYNFIGFKKDDAEKATKVTSLHLQGTDEAALAIGTATAKGSAFARQLGNLPGNVCTPSYLASKAQQLGEEYSIGVELLDETKMDELGMHCLLSVGRGSDQPSYLIVMNYRGGKEDEAPHVLLGKGITFDTGGISLKPGPKMDEMKYDMCGAASVFGTMKAICELKPKLNFTAVIAAAENMPSGRATKPGDIVKTMSGQTVEILNTDAEGRLVLCDALTYIERFKPQSVVDIATLTGACVVALGSVNSGMYANNDELASELKTASQASADKIWQMPLDEEYQQQLDSNFADIANIGGPEAGSVTAACFLSRFTESYPWAHLDIAGTAWAGGATKGASGRPVALLTHYLLSKV; encoded by the coding sequence ATGAATATGGCGTTATTTGATCGCTTATCCGCAGTGCAGGCTGATTTGCTTGTTGCTTTTGTTCCGAGTGAAGGAGATTTTTCAGAGTCAACGGCATGGGTTGACGAAAATGCCAACGGACAAGTTTCTCAACTGCGTGAAACAGGCGTCTTCAAAGGTGCAGTGGCGCAAACTTTGTTGTTGCCAGCTGTGTCTCAAGATTTTGCTCAAGCTGTTTTGTTGGTTGGTGTTGGTAAAGAAGCTAAATTGAGCGACATGCAAGCTCGTAAGGTAGTTGCAGCGGTTGCGGCTCAAATTAAAGGCTTGCCATTTGCCTCTGTTGCCGTTGCTAGCGAAGGATTGGTTTTGAAAAACCGTTCCGCTTCAGATGTCTTGGCTTTAGTGGCTCAGTGGCTAAATGAAGGCTTCTACAATTTTATTGGCTTCAAAAAAGACGATGCTGAAAAAGCGACAAAAGTAACTTCTTTGCATTTACAGGGTACAGATGAAGCCGCTTTGGCAATTGGTACGGCGACAGCGAAAGGTTCGGCCTTTGCGCGTCAACTAGGAAACCTGCCTGGTAACGTTTGTACGCCAAGCTATTTGGCGTCTAAAGCTCAGCAGTTGGGTGAAGAGTACAGTATTGGTGTTGAATTGCTGGACGAAACGAAAATGGACGAGCTCGGCATGCATTGCTTGTTGTCTGTGGGTCGTGGCAGTGATCAGCCAAGTTACTTGATTGTGATGAATTACCGCGGTGGTAAAGAAGATGAAGCGCCGCATGTTTTGCTTGGTAAAGGCATTACCTTTGATACTGGTGGTATTTCTTTAAAACCTGGTCCAAAAATGGACGAGATGAAATACGACATGTGTGGTGCGGCGAGTGTGTTCGGTACGATGAAAGCGATTTGTGAGCTTAAGCCAAAACTTAACTTCACCGCCGTGATTGCTGCGGCAGAGAATATGCCAAGTGGTCGTGCTACTAAGCCTGGTGATATCGTTAAGACTATGTCTGGTCAGACGGTAGAGATTTTGAATACCGATGCAGAAGGTCGCTTAGTGCTTTGTGATGCATTGACTTATATCGAGCGCTTCAAACCGCAGTCGGTTGTGGATATTGCGACATTAACGGGCGCTTGTGTGGTTGCTTTGGGTAGCGTCAATTCTGGTATGTACGCGAACAATGATGAGCTTGCGTCTGAGTTGAAAACGGCAAGCCAAGCTTCTGCCGATAAAATTTGGCAAATGCCTCTTGATGAAGAGTATCAGCAGCAGCTAGATAGCAACTTTGCGGATATTGCTAATATTGGTGGCCCTGAAGCAGGTTCAGTGACAGCAGCGTGCTTCTTGTCACGCTTTACTGAGTCATACCCATGGGCACATTTGGATATCGCTGGTACTGCATGGGCTGGTGGTGCGACCAAAGGCGCAAGTGGCCGTCCAGTTGCTTTGTTGACGCACTATTTGCTAAGCAAAGTGTAA
- the lptF gene encoding LPS export ABC transporter permease LptF — translation MTLRLFRYLAKEVLVSTAGVTLILLLVILSGRFSFYLGQIADGNMTFKFLFIILGYHIPSFVQMILPLAFFLSLLLAFGRLYIENEMSVLFSSGISKVKLAGYTLGIALIVSLISAGINLWLAPFSEHRAVEASQAKDQLSTFDFLKPGRFEGRGQRTTYIDSFTPNEGWMKNIFLSDFIRKNNTNIPVQTFADYAEQIRISSEGDKNYLVFKNGTRYEGKPGTANYRVTQFDTYAVRMESSSTDIDEEPYIQSTLYLINSSDLLDKVELQWRISLVLIIPILAIIGLSLSQVNPRQGRFFKMLPAIILMITYIAMLIWGRTALEKGNLPIQFGLWWIHGIFILIAALLFIQFNQFFERHKARPPLEQGSGE, via the coding sequence GTGACCTTGAGACTATTTAGATATTTAGCGAAAGAAGTGCTGGTGTCAACAGCTGGCGTCACGCTAATTTTGCTACTCGTTATTTTAAGTGGCCGATTCTCCTTTTATTTAGGCCAAATTGCAGACGGCAATATGACCTTCAAGTTTTTATTTATAATTCTTGGCTACCATATCCCTAGCTTCGTTCAGATGATCTTACCCTTGGCTTTTTTCTTATCACTTTTACTTGCTTTTGGCCGACTTTATATCGAAAACGAAATGTCAGTACTTTTTTCGAGCGGCATCAGTAAAGTCAAGCTTGCTGGTTATACATTAGGTATTGCCCTAATTGTTAGCCTTATCAGTGCTGGCATTAATCTATGGCTAGCGCCATTTAGCGAACATCGCGCAGTAGAAGCCTCACAAGCTAAAGATCAATTATCTACATTTGACTTTTTAAAACCCGGGCGGTTTGAAGGCAGAGGGCAAAGAACAACCTACATCGACAGTTTCACCCCCAATGAAGGTTGGATGAAAAATATTTTTCTTTCCGACTTTATTCGCAAAAACAACACCAATATTCCTGTGCAAACCTTTGCCGATTATGCAGAACAAATTCGCATCAGCTCAGAAGGCGACAAAAACTATTTGGTTTTCAAAAATGGCACTCGATATGAGGGCAAACCCGGAACCGCCAATTACCGAGTAACCCAATTCGACACCTACGCCGTTCGAATGGAAAGCAGTAGCACAGACATAGATGAAGAACCCTATATTCAAAGCACACTATATTTGATCAACAGTTCAGATCTATTAGACAAAGTAGAACTACAATGGCGAATATCTTTAGTTCTCATCATCCCTATTCTTGCAATTATTGGCCTATCACTAAGCCAAGTTAACCCAAGACAAGGAAGGTTCTTCAAAATGCTACCCGCGATTATCTTGATGATTACCTACATCGCCATGCTCATTTGGGGAAGAACCGCTCTGGAAAAAGGGAATCTTCCTATCCAATTTGGTTTATGGTGGATACATGGTATTTTCATACTCATTGCTGCGCTTCTATTTATTCAGTTCAATCAATTTTTTGAGCGTCACAAAGCAAGACCACCTCTAGAACAAGGCTCAGGCGAGTAA
- the dksA gene encoding RNA polymerase-binding protein DksA, giving the protein MRMPKMNPESLMKDFTPYVAKDGEEYMNEKQLAHFKSILLNWKQNLMEEVDRTVHHLKEEAVNYADPNDRASQEEEFSLELRARDRERKLVKKISQTIELIDADDYGFCEECGIEIGIRRLEARPTATMCIDCKTLAEIKEKQIGG; this is encoded by the coding sequence ATGCGTATGCCAAAAATGAACCCTGAGTCATTAATGAAAGACTTCACTCCTTATGTTGCTAAGGATGGCGAAGAATACATGAACGAGAAACAGTTGGCGCACTTTAAAAGCATCCTGCTCAACTGGAAGCAAAACCTTATGGAGGAGGTTGACCGTACGGTTCACCACCTTAAAGAAGAGGCGGTAAACTATGCGGACCCAAATGACCGCGCCAGCCAAGAAGAAGAATTTAGCCTAGAGCTTCGCGCACGAGATCGTGAGCGTAAACTGGTTAAAAAAATCTCTCAAACTATTGAGCTTATCGACGCAGATGACTACGGTTTTTGTGAAGAGTGCGGGATTGAAATCGGTATTCGTCGCCTAGAAGCGCGCCCAACAGCAACCATGTGCATTGATTGCAAAACGTTGGCCGAAATCAAAGAGAAACAAATCGGCGGCTAA
- the folK gene encoding 2-amino-4-hydroxy-6-hydroxymethyldihydropteridine diphosphokinase translates to MIHAYIGLGSNLENPMAQIDRAIETLKKHDDLKNLRVSSIYGSKPVGPQDQPDYINAVAEFDTHLSPIELLDLLQSIEHSQRRVRERHWGPRTLDLDLLLYGQETIQTPRLTVPHSFMLERGFVIKPLSDLAPDRVLANGNTVTEQLQQLDTSDLVFIKEE, encoded by the coding sequence TTGATACACGCTTATATTGGCCTCGGCAGCAATCTTGAAAATCCAATGGCGCAAATCGATCGCGCCATTGAAACCTTAAAGAAACACGACGATCTAAAAAATCTTCGTGTTTCTTCTATTTATGGCAGCAAACCTGTTGGTCCACAGGATCAACCAGACTATATTAATGCGGTTGCCGAGTTTGATACCCACCTCTCTCCTATTGAATTACTCGACTTATTGCAAAGCATTGAACATTCGCAACGTCGAGTCAGAGAACGGCATTGGGGGCCGCGCACCCTAGACTTAGATCTGTTATTGTATGGACAAGAGACAATACAGACACCACGACTCACCGTTCCACATTCGTTCATGCTAGAACGAGGGTTTGTCATCAAGCCGCTTAGCGACCTTGCTCCTGACCGAGTTTTGGCGAATGGAAACACCGTTACTGAGCAGCTTCAACAACTTGATACCAGCGATTTGGTCTTTATCAAAGAAGAATAA
- the lptG gene encoding LPS export ABC transporter permease LptG, whose amino-acid sequence MNKIDKYIASSVLWAFLVVAVVLLGLDFALTFIDQIKNVNDNYTVQSLLQVILYRMPGKLAEYIPVASLIGSLMGLGTLAATSELTVMRAAGMPIWRIGVAACQPILLVSLIGMGISEFIAPVAQQKANLIEKFQNQETGNFSLTGGVWLKADNNFVYIDAADSKGKLYNIQIFAPQGQQLKYIKTAASAEHTNDTEWQLNDVTETTFAGDHIEKKSMKHSEWKVSIKPEHLFLASQEPDSLSLSQLNSYQHYLKQQKLDAAQYELEFWITVLRPAAALSLVLVALSSVFGPLRSSTMGGRIFSGVIIGLAFQNALNLFGRMSVAISFPPIVGVSIPIIICLLAGIILVRRRG is encoded by the coding sequence ATGAACAAAATAGATAAATACATTGCAAGCAGTGTTTTATGGGCCTTTTTGGTTGTCGCAGTCGTCTTGCTCGGACTGGATTTTGCGCTAACCTTTATAGATCAAATAAAAAACGTTAATGACAATTACACTGTCCAATCTTTGTTACAGGTCATTCTTTATAGAATGCCCGGAAAATTAGCTGAATATATTCCAGTTGCTTCATTAATCGGCTCCCTCATGGGACTAGGGACACTGGCCGCGACATCAGAATTAACGGTAATGCGTGCTGCTGGTATGCCTATTTGGCGAATTGGTGTAGCGGCTTGCCAACCCATTCTACTCGTTTCCTTAATTGGGATGGGGATTTCTGAATTTATCGCTCCAGTTGCTCAACAGAAAGCAAATTTGATCGAGAAATTTCAAAACCAAGAAACAGGCAACTTCTCTCTAACTGGTGGCGTCTGGTTAAAAGCCGACAACAACTTTGTTTATATTGATGCCGCCGACAGCAAAGGAAAACTTTACAACATACAAATTTTTGCACCTCAAGGACAGCAATTAAAATACATCAAAACCGCCGCCAGTGCAGAGCACACGAATGATACAGAGTGGCAACTTAATGATGTTACAGAAACCACATTTGCAGGAGACCATATAGAGAAAAAAAGCATGAAGCATTCAGAGTGGAAAGTCAGTATAAAACCTGAACATTTATTCTTAGCTTCTCAGGAACCCGACTCTTTATCACTTAGTCAACTTAACAGCTATCAACACTACCTAAAACAACAGAAGCTTGACGCAGCACAGTACGAGCTAGAGTTTTGGATTACGGTCTTACGACCCGCCGCCGCCCTATCTTTAGTTTTGGTTGCACTTTCAAGCGTCTTCGGTCCACTTAGATCATCTACCATGGGCGGACGAATTTTTTCTGGCGTTATTATTGGCTTAGCTTTCCAGAATGCACTCAATCTTTTTGGCCGCATGAGTGTCGCAATAAGCTTTCCACCTATTGTTGGGGTCAGCATCCCTATTATCATTTGCTTACTGGCTGGCATCATATTGGTAAGGCGCAGAGGGTAA
- the pcnB gene encoding polynucleotide adenylyltransferase PcnB: MLTGLKSLVRKATSLLASSKAQTYPIIIPRSDHSLSRQDLSPNAVKVLYRLNKAGYDAFLVGGCIRDHLIGIEPKDFDVVTNATPEEVHNIFSNSRLIGRRFKLVHVTFGREIIEVSTFRAGTAQEDNEDDTKNTSLKGKDSARSAHGIVLRDNVYGSIEEDAERRDFTFNALYYNVQDFSIHDYCGGLKDIENKQIRIIGDARQRYQEDPVRMLRAIRFAGKLGFEIEAETAAPIKEMAHLLDHIPPARLFEEVLKLLGSGNGIDTFHLLRQYGLFRYLFPDTEALLQSGWKRDDIDPEAFILQGLRNTDSRIQSGKTTAPYFLYAVLLWPSVALRHEEFQAQGMPVTPALHQAANMVLDNQVASTAIPRRFSTPMREIWDMQFRLPKRYGKRAFLLLEHPRFRAGFDFLLIRELSGTNLDGLGDWWEKFQHGTESQQRELIKSIDSFVKDKDGPKKRRPRRRRKSNTTKTTSQSETYNE; the protein is encoded by the coding sequence ATGCTTACAGGATTAAAATCTCTGGTACGTAAAGCTACCTCTCTGCTTGCCTCGTCAAAGGCTCAGACTTACCCAATTATCATTCCACGCAGCGATCACAGCTTATCTCGACAAGATTTAAGTCCAAATGCCGTCAAAGTACTATATCGCCTCAACAAAGCAGGCTACGACGCTTTTCTTGTTGGCGGCTGTATACGAGATCACTTAATCGGTATTGAGCCAAAAGACTTTGACGTGGTAACCAATGCCACACCAGAAGAAGTCCACAACATATTTTCAAACTCAAGACTCATAGGCCGCCGATTCAAATTAGTCCATGTCACATTTGGCCGAGAAATTATTGAAGTTTCGACCTTTAGAGCCGGAACAGCCCAAGAAGACAATGAAGACGATACAAAGAACACATCACTAAAAGGCAAAGACTCGGCCCGATCTGCCCACGGCATTGTTTTAAGAGACAATGTTTACGGCAGCATTGAGGAAGACGCTGAGCGTCGCGACTTCACTTTTAATGCCTTGTATTACAATGTTCAGGACTTCAGTATCCATGATTACTGCGGCGGCCTAAAAGACATTGAAAACAAACAAATTCGCATCATTGGCGATGCACGCCAACGCTATCAGGAAGATCCTGTGCGTATGCTGCGCGCTATTCGCTTTGCTGGTAAGTTAGGATTCGAAATAGAAGCCGAAACCGCTGCGCCAATCAAAGAAATGGCTCATCTTTTGGACCACATACCACCAGCTCGATTATTCGAAGAAGTGCTTAAACTTCTCGGTAGTGGCAATGGTATTGATACCTTCCACTTACTTCGCCAATACGGCCTGTTCCGTTACCTGTTTCCAGATACAGAAGCACTACTTCAAAGTGGCTGGAAGCGTGATGACATAGACCCTGAAGCTTTTATCCTTCAAGGTCTAAGAAATACAGATAGCCGCATCCAGAGCGGTAAAACAACGGCACCATATTTCTTATACGCGGTTCTACTATGGCCTAGCGTGGCTCTGCGACACGAAGAATTCCAAGCGCAGGGCATGCCAGTCACACCAGCATTGCACCAAGCTGCCAATATGGTGTTAGACAACCAAGTTGCCTCAACAGCCATTCCACGCCGCTTTTCAACACCGATGCGCGAAATATGGGATATGCAATTCCGTTTACCTAAACGCTACGGTAAGCGCGCTTTCTTATTGCTGGAACATCCTCGTTTCCGCGCAGGTTTCGACTTTTTACTGATTCGTGAACTCAGCGGTACCAATTTGGATGGCTTGGGTGATTGGTGGGAGAAATTCCAGCATGGCACCGAAAGCCAACAAAGAGAATTGATCAAAAGTATAGATTCATTCGTTAAAGACAAAGACGGCCCTAAAAAGCGCCGTCCACGTCGCCGTAGAAAAAGCAATACGACTAAAACCACGTCACAAAGCGAAACTTATAACGAATAA
- the gluQRS gene encoding tRNA glutamyl-Q(34) synthetase GluQRS, translating into MSNSHVKTDTKHYRGRFAPSPTGPLHFGSLVSALASYLDAKKQQGSWIIRIEDVDGTRCKPSFSEQIIDTLTSYQLHSDEPVRTQSQHSETYEEYLSELKRQKLVFPCNCTRQSLTQFNGNHPSECSSTVEASHSWRLKASPNIYQCRDKIQGLLTFTDDLKNNCPVLKRKDGYFSYQLAVVVDDHLQNISHLVRGADLIETTAQQLHLYDVLGWTPPDICHIPLIINPSGDKISKQNHAKAIENAHLPTLLRALHYLQINADNASSIIEALTQAINMWNPNKLKDIKYLPIESQDRHLI; encoded by the coding sequence GTGTCTAATAGTCACGTTAAGACCGATACAAAGCACTATCGGGGGCGTTTTGCACCTTCGCCAACTGGCCCCCTCCATTTTGGCTCGCTAGTCAGCGCACTAGCGAGCTATCTGGATGCAAAAAAACAGCAAGGCAGTTGGATCATCCGCATAGAAGATGTTGATGGCACGCGCTGCAAACCTAGCTTTTCCGAACAAATTATCGACACCCTCACAAGCTACCAGCTACATTCCGACGAACCCGTTCGAACACAAAGCCAGCACAGCGAAACTTACGAAGAATATTTGTCCGAATTAAAACGACAAAAGCTTGTATTTCCGTGTAACTGCACACGCCAATCGCTAACCCAATTCAATGGCAACCATCCATCCGAATGCTCAAGCACAGTTGAAGCATCTCATTCCTGGCGCCTCAAAGCCAGTCCAAACATTTACCAATGTCGAGATAAAATCCAAGGTCTCTTAACTTTCACTGACGACTTAAAAAATAATTGCCCTGTTCTCAAAAGAAAGGACGGATATTTCTCCTACCAGCTAGCGGTCGTGGTTGATGATCACCTACAAAACATTAGCCATTTGGTAAGAGGGGCAGACTTAATCGAAACAACCGCTCAACAACTACACCTCTATGATGTACTTGGCTGGACGCCACCAGACATTTGCCACATCCCACTTATCATCAACCCTTCTGGAGACAAAATAAGCAAACAAAATCACGCAAAAGCCATTGAGAACGCCCACTTACCCACACTCCTGCGCGCCTTACATTATCTACAAATTAATGCAGATAATGCCTCATCTATTATTGAAGCATTAACTCAAGCGATCAACATGTGGAACCCAAACAAACTAAAAGACATTAAATACCTCCCCATAGAAAGCCAAGATCGTCATTTAATCTAA
- a CDS encoding aminotransferase class I/II-fold pyridoxal phosphate-dependent enzyme has protein sequence MKGSHKLAHRVEQIAPFQVMALLSRAKQLEARGEKVIHLEIGEPDFVAVKAVGEAGVLAIKEGKTGYTSATGLPELKKAISDYYQSRYGATVSPERIIVTPGASGALLLMASLMVDSGDEVVMPDPCYPCNRHFLVQAGAKANLIKTRAEQGFELELSTLAEHWTEKTSGLWLASPSNPTGAVLSKAYLSEAWQKVSDLGGHLLVDEIYQGLVYEGDDFSALSISDDIFVINSFSKYFAMTGWRLGWLVVPEWAIEGATKLAQNLFISAPTVSQYAAVRAFSSDVLAECEMRRQTLNARRLLLLAGLKTIGLPVVAPAHGAFYVYVDVSSVTQDAKAWCLALLEKEKVALTPGADFGVSDAHKYVRFAYTCSEQKLEDALERIARFIND, from the coding sequence ATGAAAGGGAGTCATAAATTAGCACATAGAGTGGAGCAAATCGCGCCGTTTCAGGTTATGGCTTTGTTGTCTCGGGCGAAACAATTAGAAGCGCGGGGAGAAAAGGTTATTCATCTTGAAATTGGGGAGCCCGATTTTGTTGCTGTGAAAGCGGTTGGTGAAGCTGGTGTTTTGGCGATTAAAGAAGGTAAGACAGGTTATACGTCGGCGACAGGTTTACCTGAGCTCAAAAAAGCGATTAGTGATTACTATCAATCTCGTTATGGCGCAACTGTGTCGCCTGAAAGGATTATTGTTACGCCGGGAGCATCTGGTGCATTATTATTAATGGCATCTCTGATGGTTGATTCTGGTGATGAAGTCGTTATGCCCGATCCTTGCTATCCCTGTAATCGCCATTTTTTAGTACAAGCGGGTGCGAAAGCTAATTTGATCAAAACCAGAGCAGAGCAGGGCTTTGAGCTAGAGTTGAGTACGTTAGCTGAGCATTGGACAGAAAAAACTTCTGGACTTTGGTTGGCCTCACCTTCGAACCCTACTGGAGCAGTACTGAGTAAAGCCTATTTATCGGAAGCTTGGCAAAAAGTCAGTGATTTAGGCGGGCATTTATTGGTGGATGAAATTTATCAAGGCCTAGTTTATGAAGGTGATGACTTTTCGGCCCTTTCGATCTCTGATGATATTTTTGTTATTAATAGTTTTTCAAAATATTTTGCGATGACAGGCTGGCGCTTGGGATGGCTGGTTGTGCCTGAATGGGCGATTGAAGGGGCAACAAAGTTAGCTCAAAACTTATTTATTTCTGCACCGACGGTTTCTCAGTATGCTGCTGTTCGGGCTTTTTCATCTGATGTATTGGCTGAATGTGAAATGCGGCGTCAAACATTGAATGCGCGTCGTTTGCTCTTACTGGCTGGTCTGAAAACGATTGGCTTGCCTGTGGTTGCACCGGCCCATGGCGCTTTTTATGTTTATGTGGATGTATCCAGTGTGACACAAGATGCGAAAGCCTGGTGTTTGGCATTATTAGAAAAAGAAAAAGTAGCGCTTACTCCTGGGGCAGATTTTGGCGTTAGCGATGCGCATAAGTATGTGCGTTTTGCTTACACTTGTAGCGAGCAAAAGCTAGAAGACGCGCTGGAAAGAATTGCTAGATTTATCAATGATTAA
- a CDS encoding sigma-54 dependent transcriptional regulator: MHSIMIICPDHSPLKESEKWLSRYGFQVNTSNSLEQANKYYELTEFHLLLIDQEAINHLKEPHIELPSPPNRIVLDSKASLSTGVNSMAQGALYYLPLPTDSETLLKHVVNALELEDQNQSKPSPKNDATVSLSNVPKNEALTLGTPASGIIGQCPPMEELFNDMRKIAGTDVTVLIRGESGTGKELVAKALHNLSRRHNHPIISVNCAAIPENLIESELFGHEKGAFTGANSSHDGLIYAADKGTLFLDEIGELPLEAQARLLRVLQEGEIRKVGATQSTKVNIRLITATHRNLIDMVKNGLFREDLYYRLYVMELLLPPLREREDDISMLAKILLEKACLKHNKPIYKYNQAFDRAIRSHHWPGNVRELENAIERAVILSPPERVEAANLKLANQQIQNVATKHSLSGESSTLIGTTLDDYFKHFVLSHQQKMTETQLAHSLGISRKSLWERRQKLGIPKKVTE, translated from the coding sequence ATGCACAGCATTATGATTATTTGTCCTGACCACTCTCCACTCAAAGAATCTGAAAAATGGCTTTCTAGATACGGCTTTCAGGTAAACACCAGCAACAGCCTAGAACAAGCCAACAAGTACTATGAACTAACAGAATTTCACCTTCTACTAATTGACCAGGAAGCGATTAATCACCTCAAAGAACCTCACATAGAACTCCCTAGCCCGCCTAACCGCATTGTCTTAGATAGCAAAGCCAGTTTAAGCACCGGCGTCAACAGCATGGCTCAGGGAGCTCTATACTATCTTCCACTGCCAACCGACTCAGAAACACTACTAAAACATGTCGTAAACGCACTGGAGCTAGAAGATCAGAATCAGTCAAAACCGTCCCCAAAAAATGACGCGACTGTAAGCCTCTCCAATGTCCCCAAAAATGAAGCTTTAACACTTGGCACACCAGCCAGCGGCATTATCGGTCAATGCCCTCCAATGGAAGAATTATTCAATGATATGAGGAAAATTGCCGGCACAGATGTCACCGTACTCATTCGCGGAGAATCAGGGACAGGTAAAGAACTTGTCGCCAAAGCATTGCATAATTTAAGTAGACGCCACAACCATCCAATCATCAGCGTAAACTGTGCCGCCATTCCAGAAAACCTAATAGAATCAGAGCTTTTCGGTCATGAAAAAGGCGCCTTCACTGGTGCAAATTCCTCTCATGATGGTCTCATTTACGCGGCCGATAAAGGGACTCTATTCTTAGATGAAATAGGGGAATTACCACTAGAAGCGCAAGCCAGACTGCTACGAGTCTTACAAGAAGGGGAAATTCGGAAAGTCGGCGCAACGCAATCAACCAAAGTTAACATTCGACTCATTACTGCCACACACCGCAACCTGATTGATATGGTTAAAAATGGCCTATTTCGAGAAGATTTATATTACCGACTTTATGTTATGGAACTTCTTCTCCCCCCCCTTAGAGAAAGAGAAGACGATATTTCTATGTTGGCAAAAATTCTCTTAGAAAAGGCTTGTCTAAAACACAACAAACCCATTTACAAATACAACCAAGCGTTCGATAGAGCAATTCGATCACATCATTGGCCTGGCAATGTTCGAGAGTTAGAAAACGCGATAGAAAGGGCTGTTATTCTAAGCCCACCAGAAAGGGTTGAAGCCGCCAACCTAAAACTAGCCAACCAACAAATACAAAATGTCGCAACAAAACACTCACTTTCTGGTGAAAGTAGCACTTTAATTGGCACAACATTAGACGATTACTTTAAGCACTTCGTTCTCTCGCACCAACAAAAGATGACCGAAACTCAGCTTGCACATTCCTTGGGCATATCAAGAAAAAGCTTGTGGGAAAGACGCCAAAAACTAGGCATACCCAAAAAAGTAACAGAATAA
- the panB gene encoding 3-methyl-2-oxobutanoate hydroxymethyltransferase has product MYSDNSQRKLTKPVTLSTLKKMKADKEKITCLTSYDASFTNVMNVAGVETILVGDSLGMVVQGQDSTLPVTIEDMCYHTAAVKRGNTNAFILADMSFMSYSKPEQALDNAAKLMQAGANMVKLEGGSWLADTIKLLSQRGIPVCAHLGLTPQSVHKFGGYKVQGKSQDAADLLLQESLDLVAAGADILLYECIPTELGKTLTDAVPVPTIGIGAGHHTDGQVLVMHDMLGINLGHTPKFVKNFLTDGRNVTEAFEAYVKEVKDMTFPGPEHGFK; this is encoded by the coding sequence ATGTATTCAGATAACTCACAAAGAAAACTCACCAAGCCAGTTACTCTATCCACACTGAAAAAAATGAAAGCGGATAAAGAGAAAATCACCTGCTTAACAAGCTATGACGCCTCTTTTACCAATGTCATGAATGTTGCGGGCGTAGAAACAATATTGGTTGGGGATTCTCTTGGCATGGTCGTACAAGGCCAAGACAGTACATTACCCGTTACCATCGAAGATATGTGCTATCACACTGCAGCAGTAAAACGAGGCAACACCAACGCCTTCATCCTAGCTGATATGTCTTTTATGAGTTACAGCAAACCTGAGCAAGCGCTAGACAACGCGGCAAAGCTTATGCAAGCTGGCGCTAATATGGTCAAGCTTGAAGGCGGCAGCTGGTTAGCAGACACAATAAAACTGCTCAGCCAACGTGGCATTCCGGTGTGTGCGCATTTAGGTCTCACACCGCAATCTGTGCATAAATTTGGTGGCTATAAAGTACAAGGCAAAAGCCAAGATGCCGCCGACCTATTACTACAAGAGTCGTTAGACTTGGTGGCGGCGGGCGCTGACATTCTTTTATATGAATGCATCCCCACAGAGCTTGGCAAGACCTTAACCGATGCGGTTCCTGTACCCACTATTGGTATTGGTGCAGGACACCATACCGACGGCCAAGTGCTGGTCATGCACGATATGCTTGGCATAAACCTTGGCCACACTCCTAAATTCGTTAAAAACTTTTTAACCGATGGTCGGAATGTAACAGAAGCCTTTGAAGCTTATGTGAAAGAAGTTAAAGACATGACATTCCCAGGACCTGAGCACGGATTCAAATAA